From the Streptomyces sp. NBC_00654 genome, the window GCGCTCCTGGGAACGGCCGACATCGTCGCCGACCCGGCGGGCCTGGCCGCGGACTTCACACAGATGATGGAGAACGCGATGGGCAAGGAGGTCGCGGACGTGGCGCTGCGGCTCTGGACGCCCGTCGGAGCCGAGATCAGGTTCGTGAAGCAGGTGGCGCCCACCGTCGCCGATCTGACCGGCAGGCGCACCGGGGCGGGGCCCCGCGCCGGGGACTACCCCACCGGTTCCTGGGGCGACGAGTCCCGCGACTACCACGTGTGTGTCCGGGTCCCCCAGGCCGGAATCGGACAGGAGATGCTGGCGGCCCGCGTCTCGCTGATCCTTCCGGACCCCTCCGGCGGCGCCCCGCAGGCCCTGTCGCAGGGACTCGTACGGGCGGTGTGGACGGACGACATGGCCGCGTCCACGTCGATCAATCCGCAGGTCGCGCACTACACGGGACAGGCGGAACTGGCACAAGTCATCCAGCAGGGGCTCGACGCACGCAAGTCGGGCGACTTCGACGGCGCGACCGCGAAACTGGGCCGCGCGGTGCAGCTCGCGTCGGCCTCCGGGAACGAGGACACCGCGAAACTGCTTTCGAAGGTGGTCGACGTCGTCGACGCGGCGACCGGTACTGTGCGACTGAAGGCGAAGGTCGCGGAGGCGGACGAGATGACCCTCGAAACGCGCTCCACCAAGACCGTTCGCGTCAAGAAGTAACGAGAGCGCAACACACCGCGACCGAATGAGCATGACGGCCTGCGGGCCGGACGAGGAGAGGGGGAAGCGCCGACATGCCGACCTGCCCGAACGGACACCAGTCGGGTTCCGAGGACTGGTGCGAGGTCTGCGGACACCGCATGGCCGGAGCGGGTGCGCCCGCCGGCGCGGTACCGCCGCCGCCTCCCCCGCCGCCCGCGCCCGGATACGGCTTCCCACAGGGCCCCGGCCCTGGCTCGCAGCCGACCGTGCACGCCGAGCTGTGCCCGCAGTGCCGCACCCCGCGTGAGGCGATGGCGCCGTTCTGCGAGGAGTGCCGCTGGAACTTCCTCACCAACACGGCGACCTCGTACACCCCGATCGCCCCGCCGCACGGCGCTCAGAGCGGCAGCCCGGTGCCGGGGCTCAACCTGCCGCCCGGCTTCCAGGCCCAGCAGCCGCCGCAGCAGGCGTCGCCCCCACAGCCTCCGCAGCAGCAGTCGGCACCGCCGCAGCAGCCGCGTGATCCGTTCGAGTACCAGGGCTCGCGCCCCTCGCAGGTGAACCGCCCGGCCGAACCGCTCGCGTCGGAGCAGCCCGGTCCCGGGCTGGGCGGCCCCGGTGGGCAGCCCGGCCCCGGTGGGCAGCTCGGTCCCGGTGGGCAGCCCTGTCCCGGTGGGCAGGGTGGGCCGCCGCCTCCGCCGTCGTTCCAGCAGGGGCCTCCGCCGTCGTTCCAGCAGAGTGCGCCGCCCCCTCCGTCGTTCCAGCAGCAGCCCGCCCCGCCGTCGTTCCAGCAGCAGTCGGCGCCTTCGCCGTTCCCGCCGCACCAGCAGCAGTCGGCACCGCCCGCGCAGCCGCAGGCCCCGCAGACCGGCGGGGACGACTGGATGCTGTCACCTCCCTCTCAGGCACAGGCACCGCAGGCACAGGCACCACAGGCGCCCCAGGCACCTCAGCCGCCCGTCCCGCAGCTGCCGCAGGGATACCAGCCGCAGGTTCCGCAGACGCCCCAGACGTCCCAGGGGCCGCAGGGAGCACCGCAGTTCCCGGGGCAGGGACACGAGCAGGGGCAGCACCAGCCGCCCGCCGCTCACGGCGCCACCACCTGGACGGCCGTCATCGCCCCGGACCGTGAGTACTTCCTGGCGATGATGCAGCGCAGCGGCCCCGAGGCGACCGGGCTCAATCTGCCCGCGTACTCCCCGGAGCAGCGCCTCGCGCTCACCGGCAACCAGATCACCATCGGGCGCCGCCGGCACAGCACCGGGGAGTCGCCCGACGTCGACCTCTCGGTGCCGCCGGAGGACCCGGGCGTCTCGCACCAGCACGCGGTGCTGGTGCAGCAGCCCGACGGGAGCTGGGCCGTGGTCGACCAGAACTCCACCAACGGCACCACGCTCAACGGTGCCGAGGACCCGATCCAGCCCTATGTCCCCGTCCCGCTCCAGGACGGTGACCAGGTGCACGTCGGTGCCTGGACGACGATCACGGTCCGCCGGGACTGATCCGGACCGGTCCGGATCAGGGGTCCACCTCGGCGAGCGGCCAGGCGTACGGCCCCTCCGGGTCGTCCAGCCAGGCCCACTGCCCGTCCGGCCCGACCGTGATGCCGTACCTCTCCCTCCGGGGGCGCCGCTCGCGCCGCCAGAGGGAGAGTGCTTCGTGCGGATCGAGACTGCCCTCGGTCAGGGTCAGCAGGAAGTGGAAGAGTTCCTCGTCGAACACGTCCCTCGGCAGTCCGCCGAGGGGCCGGCTCCGGGCGGGCGGGGGCAGCGCACCGCGCAGGTGCACGAAGTACGCCGGGGTGTGCAGGAACCGGCCCTCCGCGTACCGGCCGTGCGCCGTCTCCCGTACGCGCAGGGAGATCAGCCCGGTCGCGAACGGGGCCAGGATCCGTCCGCCCGGCCGGCACTGGGCCAGCCAGGCGTGCGGTACGGACGGCAGGGTGCAGGTGGCGATGATCCGGTCGTACGGGGCCCGTGCCGGGCAGCCGCGCGCCCCGTCGCCCGTGATCACCGCCGGGCGGTAGCCGGCCGCGGCCAGGTGGCGGCGGGCCGACTCCGTGATCTCGGGGTCCAGGTCGACGGTGGTCACGGCCCGGTCGCCGAGCCGGTGGGCGAGCAGCGCCGCGTTGTATCCGGTGCCCGCGCCGATCTCCAGGACCGTGTGCCCGTCCCGTACGTCCAGTTCGTCGAGCATCCGGGCCATCAGGGAGGGCTGGCTGCTCGACGAGATGAGTTCGCCGTCCCGGATCCGGGTGGCCAGCGGGGCGTCCGCGTACACCCCGCGCAGCCAGCGTCCGCGCCGCGCGGGATCGGGGTCCTCGCCCCAGAGCCGTTCGTACCCCCGGGACCCGCTGATGTAGAAGTACGGCACGAACAGATGGCGCGGTACGTCCTCGAAGGCGGCCCGCCAGGCGGGGTCCCCGAGCGCTCCGGCCGCCGCGACCGCCCGCGCCAGGGACCACCGCGCCGCCTCGACGTCGGCCGCGAACTGTTCGTGGTGTGCGCCCATGCCCCCACTGTCCTGCGGCGGCGCTCCGGGGGCGAGTACCGCGACGGACTCCGCGGCGGGTGTTGCGGTCGGGGGCGGCCGGGCGGGTGTACGGGCGGGTGTACGGGCAAGGGTCCTAGGACCCGGGTCCTCGGCCGGTGCGTCTGCGACCATGGACGGGTGACAGAGATTCCGCACGGCACGCTTCAGGAGCAGACCTTCTACGAGCAGGTCGGCGGCGAGGAGACCTTCCGGCGCCTGGTCCACCGCTTCTACGAGGGGGTCGCGGACGACGAGCTGCTGCGGCCGATGTACCCGGAGGAGGATCTGGGCCCGGCCGAGGAGCGGTTCACGCTGTTCCTGATCCAGTACTGGGGCGGCCCCCGGACCTACGGCGAACAGCGCGGGCACCCCCGGCTGCGGATGCGGCACGTGCCGTTCCGGGTCGACCGGGCCGCTCATGACGCCTGGCTGGGCCATATGCGGGTCGCGCTCGACGAGCTCGGCCTGGCGCCCGAACACGAGCAGCAGCTGTGGAAATACCTCACCTACGCCGCCGCCTCGATGATCAATACTGCGGACTGATATCCGGAATGCAGGACTCCATCCCCGGATAACGGTCACGATCGGATCAAGGTGACCCCGCAAGCGGTTTCCATAACCCTGTGCCCTCTGAAAGCATCACCTGGACGTCGGGGGGCGTGCGGGTTCAGGGGTTCTGGGGGGTCAGGTGACGGGTTTCGTCTTTCTGCGGGTGAGGGCGCACCGGCTCCTTCTCGCCGCCGCGCTCCTGGCGGTGCTGCTGACCACATCGGTGCTGGCGGCGCTCACCGCGTTCTCCGGTTCCGTGGGCGATGCCGCGCTGCGTCACACGCTCACCAACCGCTCCGCCGCCTCCGCCTCCCTGGTCGTCTCCGCCCAGGTGGACCAGCAGAACCGGCAGGAGCGCGAGCAGGCGGAGCAGGCCGCCCGCAAGGCGGCCCGCGAGACCTTCGGCGGGCTGCCCGTGACCGTACGGAAGCTGGAGAGCTCGGGGCCGTACGCGCTGCCGCGCGACCTCCAGGCCCCGGCCGCCCGGCGCGGTGAACCCGACCTCACCCACTTCGCCGCGCTCGACCGCAGCCGGGTCCGGCTCACCGCGGGCCGGCTGCCGGTGGCCACGAAGGGCGAGGGCCCCGTACAGGTGGCCCTGCCCGGTGTCGCTGCCGAGATCCTGAAGCTGAAGCCGGGCTCCCGGCTCACCCTCACCGACCGGCTGAGCGAAACCCGGCAGCAGGTGCTGATCACCGGCCTGTACGAGGTGTCCGACCAGTCCGACGCGTACTGGCAGCTGGACTCGCTCAACGGGCGCGGGGTCCGCAAGGTCGTCTTCACCACCTACGGCCCGCTGCTCACCGATCCCGCTCTGCTCGGCTCCGGCCGGCTCAGCACCGGCGACACGTCCTGGCTGGCCACGGCCGACTTCCGGACGGTGACCACCGACTCCATGGACGCGCTGCGCGAGGCGTCCACGAACGGGCCGAAGGCCCTGCTGGCCACCCCGGTGTTCAAGAACAGCGCCACCGCGCGGATCGGGCTCCCCACCGTTCTCGACCAGACCGACCGGGCGCTCCTCGTCGCCCGCTCGACGCTGATGATCGTCGCGGTGCAGCTCGTACTGCTCGCCGCGTACGCCCTGCTGCTGGTGGCCCGGCTGCTGAGCAGCGAACGCGGCGGCGAGACCGAACTGCTGCGGGCCCGCGGCGGTTCGCGTGGCCGGATCACATCGTTCGCGGCGATCGAGGCCCTGATGCTCGCGGTGCCCGCCGCCGTCATCGCCCCGCTGCTCGCGGGGCCGCTGACCCGGCTGCTCGCGGAGCGCAGCGAACTCTCGCGGATCGGGCTGCGGTTCGGGGAGGCGACCACCGGCACGGTGTGGCTGGTCGCCGCCGCCGTCGCGCTGGCCTGCGCACTGGCCGTGGTGGCGCCCGCGCTGGCCGCCAGTGCGGGCGGCGGTGGCCGCAGAACGCGCGCCGCCGCCCTCCCCGGCCCGGTGCGCGCGGGTGCCGACCTCGGACTGCTGCTGATCGCCGCGGTGGCGTACTGGCAGCTGGACCGCCAGACCGGCGGTTCCGGCGGCGGGGCGCTCAGCGGTGACCGGGAGGGGGACCTCGGCATCGATCCGCTGCTGGTGGCCGCCCCCGCGCTGGCGCTGCTCGCGGGCACCGTACTGACCCTGCGCCTGCTGCCCCCGGCCGCGAAGCTCGCGGAGCGCCGCGCGGCGAGCGGCCGCGGGCTGCCCGCCGCGCTGGCCGGCTGGCAGTTCAGCCGTCGGCCGCTGCGCGGTGCCGGACCGGTGCTGCTGCTCGTCCTCTCGGTCGCGATGGGCATGCTGGCCATCGGTCAGAGCGCCTCGTGGAACCGCTCGCAGGGCGACCAGGCGGACTTCCGCTCCGGCGCCTCGGTCCGCATGGTGGGCGGGCTCAGCGGCGATCCGGCGAAGGCCGCCACCTACCTGGAACTTCCCGGCGTGCGGGAGGCGGCACCCGCCTACCGCACCGAGGTGGAGCTTTCCGGCCAGCGCATGGGCCAGGTCATCGCCCTGGACACCGGGCACGCCGACGAGGGCATGCTGATCCGCGCCGACCTCGCCGACGGGAAGCCGCGGCAGCTGTTCGACGCGATCGCCCCAGCGAAGACCGTCCGTACCGGGCTGTTGCTGCCCAAGGGCAGCGAGCGGCTGACGTTCGACGTACGGATCGACGGCCGGGCCGCGAAGAAGCGGGCCGCGGGGCCGCCGGAGCCGGGGCCGACGGTCACCGTGCTGCTGGAGGACCGCTACGGCCTTCCGCACCGGATACTCGCCGGGCAGATACCCATCGACGGCAAGCCGCACACCCTCTCGCTCCCCGTGGCCGCCACGGCCGAACTGGCCGTGACCGGCTTCGAGATCGACGACCAGCCGGCCGGGGACCGCACCCGGCAGCGCCGGTTCACCGTGAGCGGGCCGGCCGCCACGACCGCCGATGGCGGGCAACGGCCGCTGCGCGCGCAGGACGGACTGCGCTGGCAGGCCGTCACGACGATCAACGAACTCGGCGAGGAGCGGCCCGGTCCGGTTCCGGCCGAGGCGAAGACGTCCGGGGACGCCCCGGCCTTCGACTACAACACCGGGATCTCCGCGGACGGACCGTCGGAGTACATCCCCGCGACCAGCAGCCTGCGGATCGCCACCGTCCGCCCGAAGGCGGCACCGCTCAAGGCGGTCGTGACGGACGCGTATCTGAAGGCCGCGGGCGCGAAGCTGGGCGATGAGGTCGACCTCAACCTGGCCGGGAACGTGGTGCGGGTGGCGCTCGTGAAGTCCGTACGCCAGCTGCCCACGACCGGCGCCGACGCCGACGCCCTGACGGAATCCGGGGACTCCGCGTCCCGGGCCAAGGACGGCGGCGGCATGCTGCTCGACCTCCGGTCCGTCACCGCACTGCTCGCCGAACGGGCGGGTGCCACCATCTCCCCCACCGAGTGGTGGATGAGCACGGACCCCGGTGACTCCTCGAAGGTGGCCGCCGCACTGCGCGAGCTGCCCGACACCGACCCGGCCCAGGTCCAGGTGCGCGACGAGACCGCCCAGGACCTGGTCAACGACCCGCTGGGGGCGGGGCCGCAGTCCGCGCTCCTCGCCGTGACCGTGGTGGCCGCCGCGCTGGCGGCGGTCGGCTTCGCGGTCAGCGCGGCGGGCTCGCAG encodes:
- a CDS encoding ABC transporter permease — its product is MTGFVFLRVRAHRLLLAAALLAVLLTTSVLAALTAFSGSVGDAALRHTLTNRSAASASLVVSAQVDQQNRQEREQAEQAARKAARETFGGLPVTVRKLESSGPYALPRDLQAPAARRGEPDLTHFAALDRSRVRLTAGRLPVATKGEGPVQVALPGVAAEILKLKPGSRLTLTDRLSETRQQVLITGLYEVSDQSDAYWQLDSLNGRGVRKVVFTTYGPLLTDPALLGSGRLSTGDTSWLATADFRTVTTDSMDALREASTNGPKALLATPVFKNSATARIGLPTVLDQTDRALLVARSTLMIVAVQLVLLAAYALLLVARLLSSERGGETELLRARGGSRGRITSFAAIEALMLAVPAAVIAPLLAGPLTRLLAERSELSRIGLRFGEATTGTVWLVAAAVALACALAVVAPALAASAGGGGRRTRAAALPGPVRAGADLGLLLIAAVAYWQLDRQTGGSGGGALSGDREGDLGIDPLLVAAPALALLAGTVLTLRLLPPAAKLAERRAASGRGLPAALAGWQFSRRPLRGAGPVLLLVLSVAMGMLAIGQSASWNRSQGDQADFRSGASVRMVGGLSGDPAKAATYLELPGVREAAPAYRTEVELSGQRMGQVIALDTGHADEGMLIRADLADGKPRQLFDAIAPAKTVRTGLLLPKGSERLTFDVRIDGRAAKKRAAGPPEPGPTVTVLLEDRYGLPHRILAGQIPIDGKPHTLSLPVAATAELAVTGFEIDDQPAGDRTRQRRFTVSGPAATTADGGQRPLRAQDGLRWQAVTTINELGEERPGPVPAEAKTSGDAPAFDYNTGISADGPSEYIPATSSLRIATVRPKAAPLKAVVTDAYLKAAGAKLGDEVDLNLAGNVVRVALVKSVRQLPTTGADADALTESGDSASRAKDGGGMLLDLRSVTALLAERAGATISPTEWWMSTDPGDSSKVAAALRELPDTDPAQVQVRDETAQDLVNDPLGAGPQSALLAVTVVAAALAAVGFAVSAAGSQRERSAEFAVLRALGAPRRRLARMIAAEQGVLITIALLVGLALGAALTRAVVPLIVLTRQAAQPVPEVLVQLPAGQVATLLAGVAALPLLTVAAIALRRADPAVSLRHQGDN
- a CDS encoding globin is translated as MTEIPHGTLQEQTFYEQVGGEETFRRLVHRFYEGVADDELLRPMYPEEDLGPAEERFTLFLIQYWGGPRTYGEQRGHPRLRMRHVPFRVDRAAHDAWLGHMRVALDELGLAPEHEQQLWKYLTYAAASMINTAD
- a CDS encoding methyltransferase domain-containing protein, which translates into the protein MGAHHEQFAADVEAARWSLARAVAAAGALGDPAWRAAFEDVPRHLFVPYFYISGSRGYERLWGEDPDPARRGRWLRGVYADAPLATRIRDGELISSSSQPSLMARMLDELDVRDGHTVLEIGAGTGYNAALLAHRLGDRAVTTVDLDPEITESARRHLAAAGYRPAVITGDGARGCPARAPYDRIIATCTLPSVPHAWLAQCRPGGRILAPFATGLISLRVRETAHGRYAEGRFLHTPAYFVHLRGALPPPARSRPLGGLPRDVFDEELFHFLLTLTEGSLDPHEALSLWRRERRPRRERYGITVGPDGQWAWLDDPEGPYAWPLAEVDP
- a CDS encoding FHA domain-containing protein, whose amino-acid sequence is MPTCPNGHQSGSEDWCEVCGHRMAGAGAPAGAVPPPPPPPPAPGYGFPQGPGPGSQPTVHAELCPQCRTPREAMAPFCEECRWNFLTNTATSYTPIAPPHGAQSGSPVPGLNLPPGFQAQQPPQQASPPQPPQQQSAPPQQPRDPFEYQGSRPSQVNRPAEPLASEQPGPGLGGPGGQPGPGGQLGPGGQPCPGGQGGPPPPPSFQQGPPPSFQQSAPPPPSFQQQPAPPSFQQQSAPSPFPPHQQQSAPPAQPQAPQTGGDDWMLSPPSQAQAPQAQAPQAPQAPQPPVPQLPQGYQPQVPQTPQTSQGPQGAPQFPGQGHEQGQHQPPAAHGATTWTAVIAPDREYFLAMMQRSGPEATGLNLPAYSPEQRLALTGNQITIGRRRHSTGESPDVDLSVPPEDPGVSHQHAVLVQQPDGSWAVVDQNSTNGTTLNGAEDPIQPYVPVPLQDGDQVHVGAWTTITVRRD
- a CDS encoding VWA domain-containing protein, which gives rise to MANFSKSNVPQFSVEVYQNEFLPDGGREVNAIVTVTSTGGGTTGGIPLSGASASPTRLPGQADAAVVIMVDCSGSMDYPPTKMRNARDATAAAIDTLREGTRFSVVAGTHVAKDIYPGNGRLATADARTRAQAKDALRRLSAGGGTAIGTWLRLTDRLLAAADVDIRHGILLTDGRNEHESPQDLRAALESCAGRFTCDARGVGTDWEVKEVTSIASALLGTADIVADPAGLAADFTQMMENAMGKEVADVALRLWTPVGAEIRFVKQVAPTVADLTGRRTGAGPRAGDYPTGSWGDESRDYHVCVRVPQAGIGQEMLAARVSLILPDPSGGAPQALSQGLVRAVWTDDMAASTSINPQVAHYTGQAELAQVIQQGLDARKSGDFDGATAKLGRAVQLASASGNEDTAKLLSKVVDVVDAATGTVRLKAKVAEADEMTLETRSTKTVRVKK